Genomic segment of Macellibacteroides fermentans:
GACGGACAGTTTGACGATTCGCGTCTGGCAATCAATATCGCTCAAACGGCGGTTGATGCAGGGGCATGTGTCCTAAATTATATGAAGGTTACGAACCTGATTAAACAGGAGGGAAAGGTTTGTGGAGTTGAAGTGATGGATATGGAAACCGGCGAGCAGCATGTGGTTAAATCGAAGGTTGTTATCAACGCAACAGGTGTTTTTGCAGATGATATACTTCAGATGGACGAACCCGGGATAAAGCCTACTGTACGTCCCAGTCAGGGAGTTCATTTGGTGCTCGACGCGTCGTTTTTACAAAGTAATTATGCCATTATGATACCAAAAACTGCCGATGGACGGGTATTATTTGCAGTTCCCTGGCATGATAAAGTAGTAGTTGGCACAACGGATACATTGATGAAGCATGCATTGCTGGAGCCGGTTGCCCTCGAACAAGAGATTGATTTTATTTTAAATACTGCCGGTAAGTACCTTACCAAGCCCCCGCAAAGAAAAGATGTCCTATCTGTATTTGCTGGTCTTAGACCTTTGGCTGCGCCTAGAAGCGAGGATAAAAAAACAAAAGAGATTTCCCGGAGTCATAAATTGATTGTAGAAAAATCGGGATTAATAACTATCATAGGTGGTAAATGGACAACTTATCGAAAGATGGCTCAGGATACGATTGATTTGGCATATGCCAGGATGCATTTAAAGGCTCCCGAATGTGTTACCGAGACCTATAAAATCCACGGATGTAAAGAAAATCCGGATTATAACGATCCGCTGTATGTATATGGTACGGATGCAGAGGAAATCAGATCATTTATTGCTTCGTCACCAACCTTGGGTGAAAAGTTGCATCCTCAGTATACATATTCAGTGGGAGAAATTATTTGGATTGTTAGAAATGAAATGGCTCTTACGCTTGAGGATGTCTTAGCAAGGAGACTTCGCATACTTTTTCTGGATGCGAAAGCAGCCCTGGAAATGGCTCCCCGAACAGCCCGGATCATTGCTGCAGAGCGCCAGAAAGACCAACAATGGATAGATATGCAAATCCAATCCTTTAGCGAGTTGACATCCAATTATATTTTAACAGATTAAACCGAATTCTAATATACTAATATCTTAAAATGTAAATTAATACAAAT
This window contains:
- a CDS encoding glycerol-3-phosphate dehydrogenase/oxidase translates to MKRNALLHQLVTHENTFDFIVIGGGATGLGIALDAITRGASVALFEQDDFTKGTSSRSTKLVHGGVRYLAQGDVSLVLEALRERGLLRKNASHLVKNQSFLIPCYRWWEGAFYTIGLILYDLMAANLGFGRSFCIGPKRAVKTIPMLRKKGMKAGVIYHDGQFDDSRLAINIAQTAVDAGACVLNYMKVTNLIKQEGKVCGVEVMDMETGEQHVVKSKVVINATGVFADDILQMDEPGIKPTVRPSQGVHLVLDASFLQSNYAIMIPKTADGRVLFAVPWHDKVVVGTTDTLMKHALLEPVALEQEIDFILNTAGKYLTKPPQRKDVLSVFAGLRPLAAPRSEDKKTKEISRSHKLIVEKSGLITIIGGKWTTYRKMAQDTIDLAYARMHLKAPECVTETYKIHGCKENPDYNDPLYVYGTDAEEIRSFIASSPTLGEKLHPQYTYSVGEIIWIVRNEMALTLEDVLARRLRILFLDAKAALEMAPRTARIIAAERQKDQQWIDMQIQSFSELTSNYILTD